From one Magnolia sinica isolate HGM2019 chromosome 18, MsV1, whole genome shotgun sequence genomic stretch:
- the LOC131233025 gene encoding uncharacterized protein LOC131233025 — protein MASDLFIFNASFFRQSQEAYSADPDLQFLQDPLFHFPDPLDNLQSIFSDPIQSQPSDRSPIPPLISTSLPSHKFQTLSLDHPTTTAQGITNSGVKLEEFCLDFEPDYQSLLPNSLGLIQKSFYSQPLDQKPALLFQPHFSSLSETHKFQTQISNSIENPKFKGSMRRACSTGDLQRANSMKSNYAFPSSSASETSYLEEVGSFRVGRYSAEERKQRIHRYRSKRNQRNFKKTIKYVCRKTLADSRPRVRGRFMRNDQTLETYKAPASHRKEIEEERWVDGPHDEEELMAMIDFVNSNGPQFQYWDS, from the exons atggcATCTGATCTCTTCATCTTCAATGCCTCTTTCTTTCGCCAATCTCAGGAAGCTTACTCTGCAGATCCCGACCTCCAATTCCTCCAGGACCCTCTATTTCATTTCCCTGACCCTCTTGACAATCTCCAATCTATCTTTAGTGACCCAATTCAATCACAGCCGTCTGATCGATCCCCCATTCCTCCTCTCATCTCCACCTCTCTGCCCAGCCACAAATTCCAAACCTTATCATTGGACCACCCCACCACAACAGCACAAGGGATTACTAATTCGGGGGTGAAATTAGAAGAGTTTTGCTTAGATTTTGAGCCAGATTATCAGAGTCTTCTTCCCAATAGCCTTGGATTGATACAGAAGAGTTTCTACAGTCAGCCGCTTGATCAAAAGCCAGCTCTTCTCTTCCAACCCCACTTCTCTTCTCTCTCAGAGACCCATAAATtccagacccaaatctcaaattcGATCGAAAATCCCAAATTCAAAGGGTCCATGAGAAGGGCTTGCAGCACAGGGGATTTGCAG AGAGCGAACTCAATGAAATCGAATTATGCCTTTCCAAGCTCGTCAGCTTCAGAGACTTCGTACTTGGAAGAAGTAGGAAGTTTCAGGGTCGGGCGTTACAGTGCTGAAGAGAGGAAGCAGAGGATTCACAGGTACAGGAGCAAAAGAAATCAGAGAAATTTCAAGAAGACGATCAAG TATGTATGCAGGAAGACGTTAGCGGACAGCAGACCGCGAGTACGTGGTAGATTCATGAGAAACGACCAAACTCTCGAGACTTACAAGGCTCCTGCTTCTCATCGAAAGGAAATCGAAGAAGAGAGATGG GTGGATGGACCGCATGATGAGGAGGAGCTGATGGCAATGATAGATTTTGTAAACAGCAACGGTCCACAATTCCAGTACTGGGATTCCTga